One window of Candidatus Nanosynbacter sp. HMT-352 genomic DNA carries:
- a CDS encoding transketolase family protein, which translates to MSFLMENWQNSELAAIRMGFGEGLVDIAKKNNLVVALSADLMESVGFGKFYEEIGSPRAIEVGVAEQNLVTVASGLAAMGNIPFAASYAAFSPGRNWEQIRTTVCLNNQPVKLVGSHAGLNVGPDGATHQMLEDIALMRSLPNTVVLAPGDANEAKLIAAAMAGDKRPNYVRLPREKTALFLNQSTFEIGKSYTLRRGKDVALFGTGVMTYQLLLAAEKLANEYDIQAEVIHFPTIKPLDEDAVLDAAQKCQAVITAEEGQIAGGFGSSVAEVLSENLPVKMKRIGVNDTFGESGKMSELWKKHGLDVDSIVCSVVNFLQ; encoded by the coding sequence TGGTGGATATTGCGAAGAAAAATAATTTGGTGGTGGCGCTGAGTGCGGATTTAATGGAGAGCGTTGGCTTTGGTAAGTTTTACGAGGAAATCGGGAGTCCGCGGGCAATTGAAGTTGGTGTGGCGGAGCAGAATTTGGTTACCGTGGCGTCTGGATTGGCGGCTATGGGAAATATTCCGTTTGCGGCCAGTTATGCGGCGTTTAGTCCGGGTCGCAATTGGGAGCAGATTCGAACGACTGTTTGTTTGAATAATCAGCCAGTTAAGCTGGTGGGTTCTCATGCAGGGCTTAATGTTGGTCCGGACGGCGCAACGCATCAAATGCTGGAAGATATTGCGCTGATGCGAAGTTTGCCTAATACGGTGGTTTTGGCGCCCGGTGATGCCAATGAAGCCAAGCTGATCGCGGCGGCAATGGCTGGAGATAAACGCCCGAATTATGTAAGATTGCCAAGAGAAAAAACTGCGCTATTCCTGAATCAATCTACTTTTGAGATTGGAAAAAGCTACACGCTGAGGCGCGGCAAAGACGTTGCTTTGTTTGGAACTGGCGTGATGACTTATCAATTATTGTTGGCGGCGGAAAAGCTCGCGAATGAATACGACATTCAGGCGGAAGTGATTCATTTTCCGACGATTAAACCGCTGGACGAGGATGCTGTGCTTGATGCGGCTCAAAAATGCCAAGCCGTCATTACGGCGGAAGAGGGGCAGATTGCTGGTGGATTTGGTTCAAGCGTGGCAGAAGTCCTTAGTGAGAATTTGCCTGTGAAGATGAAACGAATTGGTGTCAATGATACATTTGGCGAGTCTGGCAAAATGTCTGAATTGTGGAAAAAGCACGGTTTGGATGTCGATTCAATTGTTTGTAGTGTTGTCAATTTTCTCCAGTAA